From Deinococcus aquiradiocola, a single genomic window includes:
- a CDS encoding sugar-binding transcriptional regulator — MTEDQGLQAVKVARLYYEQGLTTDAIATELGLSRPKVSRLLSYARRSGLVEIRIHDPEGQAQGLEARLQAIYPFLRAQVVSVPLGSGEDVWLERTATAAASLLSNLLQPGMLVGLAWGNTLNAVSHALVPRTVPDLTFVQLNGSANAADFVSGFVTDSILRFARNYSAHAQLFPVPTFFDDPATKQAMWRERSVRHVLDLQARADILVYSVGSHTAQTPSHVYSAGYLAPADLNALAAEGAVGDIATVFYREDGSHEGLSLNARASGPDLRLVQRAPESLCVVSGLGKVAALRAALRGGLMRRLIVDEITAQAVLNLEAQTPL, encoded by the coding sequence ATGACCGAAGACCAGGGCCTCCAGGCCGTAAAAGTGGCCCGCCTGTACTACGAGCAGGGCCTCACCACCGACGCCATCGCCACCGAACTCGGCCTGTCGCGCCCCAAGGTGTCCAGGCTGCTGTCGTACGCGCGGCGCAGCGGCCTCGTCGAGATCCGCATCCACGACCCCGAAGGGCAGGCACAGGGCCTCGAAGCGCGCCTGCAGGCCATCTACCCCTTCCTGCGCGCCCAAGTGGTCAGCGTGCCGCTCGGCAGCGGCGAGGACGTCTGGCTGGAACGCACCGCCACCGCCGCCGCCAGCCTCCTGAGCAACCTGCTGCAGCCGGGCATGCTGGTGGGCCTCGCGTGGGGCAACACCCTGAACGCCGTCAGTCACGCGCTCGTGCCGCGCACCGTGCCGGACCTGACCTTCGTGCAGCTGAACGGCTCCGCCAACGCCGCCGACTTCGTGAGCGGCTTCGTGACCGACAGCATCCTGCGCTTCGCCCGCAACTACTCCGCCCACGCGCAGCTCTTTCCCGTCCCGACCTTCTTCGACGACCCCGCCACCAAGCAGGCCATGTGGCGCGAGCGCAGCGTCCGGCACGTCCTCGACCTGCAGGCGCGCGCCGACATCCTCGTGTACTCCGTCGGCAGCCACACCGCGCAGACGCCCAGCCACGTGTACAGCGCCGGGTACCTCGCACCCGCCGACCTGAACGCCCTGGCCGCCGAGGGCGCCGTGGGCGACATCGCGACCGTCTTCTACCGCGAGGACGGCAGCCACGAGGGCCTGTCCCTGAACGCCCGCGCGAGCGGCCCGGACCTGCGCCTCGTGCAGCGCGCCCCGGAATCGCTGTGCGTGGTGAGCGGCCTCGGCAAGGTCGCGGCCCTGCGCGCGGCCCTGCGCGGCGGTCTGATGCGCCGCCTGATCGTGGACGAGATCACCGCGCAGGCCGTGCTGAACCTCGAAGCCCAGACCCCCCTCTGA